Proteins co-encoded in one Actinomadura luteofluorescens genomic window:
- a CDS encoding tRNA(His) guanylyltransferase Thg1 family protein, whose translation MSDTTALGDRMKAYEQATRMILPRRTYTVVRVDGRSFHSFLRHAERPFDDAVMAAMNTVAEALCAEMSGAVFAFTQSDECSVLLSDFTGTGTEPWFGGVVQKMASVAASTATVAFNDAYVPASGASPASRATFDARVFTIPGQVDVANYFLWRQRDAVRNSISMAAQAHFSHKRLHKIGTGGMQELLWSEAGVNWNDYPAGCKRGRVTVRRTGERPVSYTDRRTGDQVTTTAIRSWWETDAAPHFTANPGDWLAETVPALPALAEEPHV comes from the coding sequence GTGAGTGACACCACGGCGCTCGGTGACCGGATGAAGGCGTACGAGCAGGCCACCCGCATGATCCTGCCGCGCCGCACCTACACGGTCGTGCGGGTCGACGGCCGGTCGTTCCACTCGTTCCTCCGGCACGCCGAGCGGCCGTTCGACGATGCCGTCATGGCCGCGATGAACACCGTCGCCGAGGCCCTCTGCGCGGAGATGTCGGGTGCGGTGTTCGCCTTCACCCAGTCCGACGAGTGCTCGGTGCTGCTGAGCGACTTCACCGGGACGGGCACGGAGCCATGGTTCGGCGGGGTGGTCCAGAAGATGGCCTCGGTCGCGGCGTCGACGGCGACGGTCGCGTTCAACGACGCGTACGTGCCCGCGAGTGGTGCGTCGCCGGCGTCCCGGGCGACGTTCGACGCACGGGTGTTCACGATCCCGGGCCAGGTGGACGTCGCGAACTACTTCCTGTGGCGGCAGCGCGACGCCGTCCGCAACAGCATCTCTATGGCGGCGCAGGCGCACTTCTCCCACAAGCGGCTCCACAAGATCGGCACCGGCGGGATGCAGGAGCTGCTGTGGAGCGAGGCCGGGGTGAACTGGAACGACTACCCGGCCGGCTGTAAGCGGGGGCGGGTCACGGTGCGGCGGACGGGGGAGCGGCCCGTGTCCTACACCGACCGCCGGACCGGGGACCAGGTGACGACGACGGCGATCCGGTCGTGGTGGGAGACCGACGCGGCCCCGCACTTCACCGCCAACCCCGGCGACTGGCTCGCCGAGACGGTCCCGGCCCTTCCCGCCCTGGCCGAGGAGCCCCACGTCTGA